One Peptococcaceae bacterium genomic window carries:
- a CDS encoding TRAP transporter permease, translated as MNTRQLKGPAGIAVTLYAVIATLFHLYTSGFGVLEPREMRSLHLLFLIPLVFFLYPATKKSPANKIPWYDWLLAAAAFAGSAYSYLNAERINFRYQGVTEVLPAEVIFGTIMVLLAIESCRRLISKWFALMPVIFLTYLAFAQYLPGILHFKSYSFERIIEMMYLFVDEGMYGFLTGLSANVLYIYVVFAVFMIRCGVGDYLIELAHALAGGLRGGPAKIAVLASALYGTVSGSTVANVYATGSVTIPMMKKIGYRPKTAAAIEAAASTGGQIMPPIMGVGAFVMSELTAVPYSQIIKIAFLPAVLYYLGVLTMVHFEAVRLNLQPDPDREKPDWRSILSRSYMVVPFLLIAYLLIAGYSPTKSAFYVVLLTAVLGVINPRVRFNFKSLWESLSESAVTAAQIAVALASAGIIVTCMTRTGAALSFSSMVIHFSGGILFLVLLMVFVAVALLGAGIPTTAAYIIAVTIGASALGEFGVPLIVAHLFVFYYAVFSDLTPPVCVTAFAAATLSGSEMMVTGLEAFKLAISGFVVPFVFVYQPALLWQGTAAETLQAFALTSAAIFVLSIALVGCFRGHINLPGRAVLLASGLLLVYPSLQFQLAGLGIAAAGLLWAYLQGRPVAVKAAE; from the coding sequence ATGAACACGCGCCAACTCAAAGGTCCTGCAGGAATAGCCGTCACACTGTACGCAGTAATTGCCACATTGTTTCATTTATACACTTCGGGGTTCGGAGTCCTTGAACCCAGGGAAATGCGATCCCTCCACCTCTTGTTTTTGATACCGCTTGTCTTTTTCCTGTACCCCGCCACCAAAAAATCGCCCGCGAACAAAATCCCCTGGTACGATTGGCTGCTCGCCGCGGCTGCCTTTGCCGGCAGCGCTTACAGCTACCTGAACGCCGAGCGGATCAATTTCCGTTACCAGGGGGTTACGGAAGTCCTGCCGGCTGAAGTCATCTTCGGAACCATCATGGTGCTGCTGGCCATAGAATCATGCCGCCGGCTCATTTCCAAGTGGTTTGCCCTCATGCCCGTCATCTTTTTAACATACCTGGCCTTCGCCCAGTACCTGCCCGGCATCCTTCATTTCAAGTCATACTCGTTCGAACGCATCATTGAAATGATGTACCTCTTCGTAGACGAAGGGATGTACGGCTTCTTAACCGGCCTTTCCGCCAACGTGCTTTACATTTATGTCGTCTTCGCCGTATTCATGATCCGCTGCGGCGTCGGCGACTACCTGATCGAACTGGCTCACGCCCTGGCCGGCGGCCTAAGAGGCGGTCCCGCCAAAATAGCCGTGCTGGCCAGCGCCCTTTACGGCACCGTGAGCGGCAGTACGGTGGCCAACGTCTACGCCACCGGCAGCGTAACCATCCCCATGATGAAAAAAATCGGCTACAGGCCGAAAACAGCGGCCGCCATCGAAGCCGCAGCCTCCACCGGCGGGCAGATCATGCCGCCCATCATGGGCGTGGGGGCCTTCGTCATGTCGGAACTGACGGCGGTGCCGTACTCCCAGATTATCAAAATCGCCTTCCTGCCCGCAGTCCTCTACTACTTAGGCGTTTTAACGATGGTCCACTTCGAGGCCGTGAGATTGAACCTGCAGCCTGACCCGGACCGGGAAAAGCCCGACTGGCGCTCAATCTTGAGCCGGAGCTACATGGTGGTGCCTTTTCTCCTGATCGCCTACCTCCTCATCGCCGGCTATTCGCCGACCAAGTCTGCTTTTTACGTGGTATTGCTCACCGCCGTCCTGGGGGTCATCAACCCAAGAGTGCGCTTCAATTTTAAGTCCCTGTGGGAGTCCTTGTCGGAAAGCGCCGTCACCGCCGCCCAGATCGCCGTGGCCCTGGCCAGCGCGGGGATCATCGTCACCTGCATGACCCGCACCGGCGCCGCTCTTTCCTTCAGCAGCATGGTGATCCACTTCTCCGGCGGCATTCTCTTCCTCGTCCTCTTGATGGTCTTCGTGGCCGTCGCTCTCCTGGGAGCCGGGATCCCCACCACCGCCGCCTACATCATCGCCGTGACCATCGGCGCTTCCGCCCTCGGTGAGTTCGGCGTCCCGCTCATCGTCGCGCACCTCTTCGTCTTTTACTACGCCGTATTCTCCGACCTGACGCCGCCGGTGTGCGTGACCGCTTTTGCGGCGGCAACGCTCTCCGGATCGGAAATGATGGTTACGGGACTTGAGGCCTTCAAGCTGGCGATTTCAGGCTTTGTTGTGCCGTTTGTCTTCGTCTACCAGCCGGCCTTGCTCTGGCAGGGAACAGCCGCGGAAACACTCCAGGCCTTCGCCTTAACTTCGGCGGCCATCTTTGTGCTTTCCATCGCGCTGGTCGGCTGTTTCAGGGGGCACATCAACCTTCCCGGCAGGGCCGTGCTCCTCGCCTCCGGCCTGCTCCTGGTTTATCCCTCTTTGCAGTTCCAACTGGCAGGGCTGGGGATAGCCGCAGCAGGGCTCCTCTGGGCTTACCTGCAGGGCAGGCCCGTGGCCGTCAAAGCAGCCGAATGA
- a CDS encoding NAD(P)/FAD-dependent oxidoreductase, whose translation MKTTEIVVAGGGPAGLSAAIEGARLGAKVLVIDENSRPGGQLFKQIHKFFGSREHQAGVRGLDIGQKLLEQTEALGIEVWLNSEAVGIDKDKKVWVIQNGKNSLEVRGERIILSTGAVENSLTFPGWTLPGVMGAGAAQTMINIHRVKPGKRILMIGSGNVGVIVSYQLMQAGAEVVAIIEAAPRLGGYGVHTAKVRRAGVPFYTSHTVKRALGKDKVEGAEIVALDDKWNPVPGTEKTLDVDTICVATGLTPLTELAWFLGCRFHYIPSLGGFVPDHNEFMETNIPGIYVAGDIAGVEEASTAMEEGRLAGIGAAASLGYLEPGALKEEAQKVWDRLNSLRSGPFGEGRRKAKEVILHREGEIVNAGAF comes from the coding sequence GTGAAAACGACTGAGATAGTGGTTGCCGGCGGCGGGCCGGCAGGGCTGTCGGCGGCGATAGAAGGGGCGCGCCTTGGCGCCAAGGTGCTCGTCATTGATGAGAATTCGCGGCCCGGCGGGCAGCTTTTTAAGCAAATCCATAAGTTTTTCGGTTCCCGTGAGCACCAGGCCGGCGTGCGGGGACTGGACATCGGCCAAAAACTGCTGGAGCAGACGGAAGCGCTGGGCATTGAAGTATGGCTGAACTCCGAGGCTGTCGGCATAGACAAAGATAAAAAGGTCTGGGTTATACAAAACGGTAAAAATTCGCTGGAGGTGAGAGGAGAAAGGATAATCCTTTCCACCGGCGCGGTCGAGAACTCTCTCACCTTTCCGGGATGGACATTGCCCGGGGTGATGGGGGCAGGAGCGGCGCAGACGATGATCAACATCCACCGGGTTAAGCCCGGGAAAAGGATCCTGATGATCGGTTCGGGAAACGTTGGAGTTATTGTTTCTTACCAGCTGATGCAAGCCGGCGCCGAGGTCGTCGCCATCATCGAGGCCGCTCCCCGGCTGGGCGGATATGGAGTCCATACGGCCAAAGTCCGCAGGGCGGGGGTGCCATTTTACACTTCCCATACCGTCAAGCGGGCCCTGGGCAAAGATAAGGTCGAAGGAGCCGAGATAGTGGCCCTTGATGATAAATGGAACCCTGTTCCCGGCACGGAGAAAACGCTTGATGTTGATACCATCTGCGTGGCCACCGGTCTTACGCCTCTTACCGAACTGGCCTGGTTTTTGGGCTGCCGTTTCCATTACATTCCATCGCTGGGCGGGTTTGTGCCTGATCACAACGAGTTTATGGAGACGAACATTCCGGGGATTTATGTCGCCGGGGACATCGCCGGGGTGGAGGAAGCCAGCACGGCAATGGAAGAAGGGCGCCTGGCGGGGATCGGAGCTGCCGCTTCCCTGGGATACCTGGAGCCTGGCGCTTTAAAAGAAGAGGCGCAAAAGGTATGGGACAGGCTGAATTCCTTGAGAAGCGGGCCGTTTGGCGAAGGGCGCCGCAAAGCCAAAGAAGTCATACTGCATCGGGAAGGGGAGATCGTCAATGCCGGGGCATTCTGA
- a CDS encoding FAD-binding oxidoreductase, with translation MQEKYDAIIVGGGIIGLSTAYYLTASPRKVLLIEKKEFGSGASGACDDQILLQSKRPGILLTLALESLEHYRRLEKDLPLEIDLENAGGMIFIETQEQLPIMEDFVNQQHSCGLDVTFLDKKEMKKLHPHVSPHVLASTYSPLDSQVNPLKTMRAFAAAAQDRGLKIKKGSKVQSIEFISDYNWKVVCEDGQRFYSESVINAAGAWAGELAGQLGIDIPIRPKRGQIAVTEQIPRLGKTNFWNADYIVMKLYPSLAKSRRQILNDLGIGLAVSQTGEGNYFIGGTREYAGYDNTTSCEAIRLVIGEAARFFPILKNVHIIRTFAGLRPASDDGKPFIGPVSRYPGFYMAAGHEGDGIALAPITGKLIALMLDSETLPHDISELSPDRCLQYSCA, from the coding sequence ATGCAAGAAAAATATGACGCAATAATAGTCGGCGGCGGCATAATCGGCCTTTCAACTGCCTATTACCTGACCGCCAGCCCAAGGAAAGTTCTGCTTATCGAAAAAAAAGAGTTCGGCTCGGGCGCTTCGGGAGCATGTGACGACCAGATCCTCCTGCAGTCCAAAAGGCCCGGCATACTCCTCACCCTGGCCTTAGAGAGCCTTGAGCATTATCGCCGCCTGGAAAAAGACCTCCCCCTGGAAATCGACCTGGAAAACGCAGGTGGGATGATTTTCATCGAAACCCAGGAACAGCTGCCCATCATGGAGGATTTCGTCAACCAGCAGCACAGCTGCGGCCTGGATGTAACTTTCCTGGACAAAAAGGAAATGAAAAAACTTCATCCCCACGTAAGCCCCCACGTCCTGGCATCTACATACAGCCCCCTGGACTCCCAGGTAAACCCCCTCAAAACCATGAGGGCGTTTGCCGCCGCGGCTCAAGACAGGGGCCTTAAAATCAAAAAGGGTTCCAAAGTGCAATCAATTGAGTTTATCAGCGATTATAACTGGAAGGTCGTTTGCGAAGACGGCCAGCGTTTTTACTCCGAATCGGTCATCAACGCAGCAGGTGCATGGGCGGGCGAATTGGCCGGCCAGCTGGGCATTGACATCCCTATCCGGCCGAAGCGCGGGCAAATCGCAGTGACGGAGCAGATCCCCCGCCTTGGCAAAACGAATTTCTGGAACGCCGACTATATTGTCATGAAACTCTATCCCTCCCTGGCCAAAAGCCGCAGGCAGATCTTGAACGACCTGGGCATCGGGCTGGCGGTTTCCCAGACCGGTGAAGGCAACTATTTTATTGGCGGCACCAGGGAATACGCCGGGTATGACAACACCACGAGCTGCGAGGCCATCCGGCTCGTAATAGGGGAAGCCGCCCGCTTTTTCCCGATTCTTAAAAACGTGCACATAATCCGCACCTTTGCCGGGCTGCGTCCGGCCTCCGACGACGGCAAACCCTTTATCGGCCCTGTTTCCAGGTACCCCGGCTTTTACATGGCAGCAGGGCATGAAGGCGACGGGATAGCCCTGGCCCCTATTACCGGCAAACTGATCGCCCTTATGCTCGATTCGGAAACGCTGCCTCACGACATAAGCGAACTGTCGCCCGACCGCTGTCTGCAGTACTCCTGCGCTTGA
- a CDS encoding TAXI family TRAP transporter solute-binding subunit, whose protein sequence is MKRRNLMWIALLCIALLVFVAACAQKPAEKPAEKPKEAPKTTTLTWTAGSMGGGWYSQAGGFGELMTKKNTGISLKVIPGGGVQNVPLVNKGDCEIGWGLPPLVAAAAAGEDPYTEKYTNVRGIATDLGISYFHFLVADDSPYKTIKDVLTSKKPIRITVSVVGSSDEWVFRKVMAFYGTSYDKLKANGSKIFHAGYADQATQFKDKNVDVYFTFLGLPGAAVTEASIGRPMRILEWPDDLLQALSKFNLGSGVIPAGTYPKAVNGDKDVKTATMSNCVIVNKNVPDDIVYTITKTICDNLEETKAIHPAFKVFDPSKAWDKIGAPLHPGAEKYYKEKGYIK, encoded by the coding sequence TTGAAACGTCGAAATCTAATGTGGATTGCCCTGCTTTGCATCGCGCTGCTGGTGTTTGTGGCCGCCTGCGCGCAAAAACCCGCTGAAAAGCCTGCGGAAAAGCCTAAAGAAGCGCCTAAAACAACAACTCTCACCTGGACGGCCGGTTCGATGGGCGGCGGCTGGTATTCCCAGGCCGGCGGTTTTGGTGAACTGATGACCAAAAAGAACACGGGGATTAGCCTGAAAGTCATCCCTGGCGGCGGGGTTCAGAACGTACCCCTGGTTAACAAGGGCGACTGCGAAATCGGCTGGGGACTCCCGCCCCTCGTCGCTGCGGCCGCTGCCGGTGAAGACCCCTACACCGAAAAATACACCAACGTCCGCGGGATTGCCACCGACCTGGGCATCAGTTACTTCCATTTCCTGGTGGCAGATGACAGCCCTTACAAGACCATTAAAGACGTCCTCACCAGCAAGAAACCGATCAGGATTACCGTATCCGTCGTCGGGAGTTCCGACGAATGGGTCTTCAGAAAAGTTATGGCTTTTTACGGAACATCATATGATAAACTTAAAGCAAACGGTTCCAAGATATTCCATGCCGGATACGCCGACCAGGCCACCCAGTTCAAGGACAAGAACGTCGATGTCTACTTTACTTTCCTCGGCCTGCCCGGAGCAGCCGTTACCGAGGCCTCCATCGGCCGGCCGATGCGGATCCTGGAATGGCCCGATGACCTCCTGCAGGCCTTAAGCAAGTTCAATCTCGGCAGCGGTGTCATTCCCGCCGGCACTTACCCGAAAGCGGTCAACGGCGACAAGGATGTCAAAACCGCCACGATGAGCAACTGCGTCATTGTCAACAAGAACGTGCCCGATGACATCGTTTACACCATCACCAAGACCATCTGCGACAACCTAGAGGAGACAAAAGCCATCCATCCCGCTTTCAAGGTGTTTGATCCGAGCAAGGCCTGGGATAAGATCGGCGCCCCGCTCCATCCCGGCGCAGAAAAATACTACAAGGAAAAAGGCTACATCAAGTAA
- a CDS encoding (2Fe-2S)-binding protein codes for MGRVEHHIILGDAPERKKVTIFVDGDPLEAYEGEVIAAALWAHGKKTLRYTKKDNRPRGIYCGIGRCTDCVMIVDGVPNVRTCVTPVRDGMVIQTQKGLGQWKEGGGSEND; via the coding sequence ATGGGACGGGTTGAACATCACATTATCCTTGGGGACGCCCCGGAGCGAAAAAAAGTGACGATCTTTGTCGACGGCGACCCGCTGGAAGCTTACGAAGGAGAAGTGATTGCGGCGGCGCTGTGGGCCCACGGCAAGAAAACACTGCGTTATACAAAAAAGGACAACAGGCCGAGGGGAATATACTGCGGCATCGGGCGCTGCACCGACTGCGTGATGATTGTTGACGGCGTTCCCAATGTGCGCACCTGCGTTACACCGGTGCGCGACGGGATGGTTATTCAAACCCAGAAAGGGTTGGGCCAGTGGAAAGAAGGTGGCGGCAGTGAAAACGACTGA
- a CDS encoding (2Fe-2S)-binding protein — protein sequence MQEGPKNYICRCEEVTREEIEEAIKNGATTMNEVKRWSRAGMGLCQGKICSRNVSRIVSEATGKKPEEVLPSTVRQPVRPVRIDVITKE from the coding sequence ATGCAGGAAGGACCCAAAAATTACATTTGCCGCTGCGAAGAAGTAACGAGGGAAGAAATTGAAGAGGCCATCAAAAACGGCGCCACGACAATGAATGAAGTTAAACGCTGGTCCAGGGCGGGCATGGGATTATGCCAGGGAAAAATCTGTTCCCGGAACGTGTCCCGTATTGTCAGCGAAGCGACCGGCAAAAAGCCGGAGGAGGTGCTGCCGTCCACTGTTCGCCAGCCGGTTCGCCCGGTAAGGATAGATGTAATCACTAAGGAATAA
- the dapA gene encoding 4-hydroxy-tetrahydrodipicolinate synthase has product MQDWGRLITAMATPFDREGKLNLAGAAELAKRLAGEGTTAVVLAGTTGESPTLSDDEKLALFETVKRNVGIPVIANVGSNNTEKSALLAQKAKETGIDGIMAVVPYYNKPNREGIYQHFKTIAQAAQLPLMVYNVPGRTALNLDAETILRIAKIPFVHSIKEATEDFGKISRVIREAPPHFKVYTGEDHLTLPILAIGGYGVVSVAAHVAGRQMKAMIENYLAGRVEKAKELHLALTPVYESLFLTANPIPLKSALRLCGFDAGSLRLPLVEASGEIVARLKADLQNLSLVEGKD; this is encoded by the coding sequence GTGCAGGACTGGGGCCGATTGATAACGGCAATGGCTACGCCGTTTGACAGGGAAGGCAAGCTTAACTTGGCCGGGGCCGCTGAACTGGCGAAAAGGCTTGCCGGCGAGGGAACCACGGCAGTGGTACTGGCGGGTACCACGGGAGAAAGCCCTACCCTGTCGGACGATGAAAAACTCGCTCTATTTGAAACGGTAAAAAGGAATGTGGGTATCCCGGTAATAGCCAACGTGGGGAGCAACAACACGGAAAAGTCCGCCCTGCTGGCCCAAAAGGCGAAAGAAACGGGCATCGACGGGATTATGGCGGTTGTTCCCTATTACAATAAGCCCAACCGGGAGGGGATTTACCAGCATTTTAAAACGATTGCCCAGGCCGCTCAGTTACCGCTGATGGTTTACAACGTACCCGGGCGAACCGCACTGAACCTGGACGCGGAAACAATTCTAAGAATTGCCAAAATACCTTTTGTCCATTCCATCAAGGAAGCCACTGAAGACTTTGGCAAGATTTCCAGGGTTATAAGGGAAGCACCTCCCCACTTCAAGGTGTATACGGGCGAAGACCACCTTACTTTGCCAATCCTGGCTATCGGCGGGTACGGGGTGGTGAGCGTGGCCGCGCATGTCGCGGGAAGGCAAATGAAAGCAATGATCGAGAACTACCTGGCGGGACGGGTGGAGAAAGCAAAAGAACTGCACCTCGCTCTTACGCCGGTTTACGAGAGCCTTTTTTTGACGGCAAATCCCATTCCCTTAAAAAGCGCTCTAAGGCTGTGCGGTTTTGACGCGGGTTCCCTGCGGCTCCCGCTGGTGGAAGCGTCCGGGGAAATAGTGGCCAGGCTGAAAGCGGATCTGCAAAATTTATCGCTGGTTGAAGGGAAGGATTAA
- a CDS encoding ATP-binding protein, producing the protein MTEKMEKAIQAEWKVILYRSVVNDPLVVKFLSLLKETAKPQPDPSRALALYNDFTASFIPAAAEVSTGGRFAWPNYLLKLILLDENIFSRQAERFRLRDIPPQVKRMAEQDLQYLQSVSQVSGSLIREVLAGKIGRGFDVQNLPDWEGVYLNGKKETGGERRNRVIRRIHRLDSWRKALKLLGDYYRENGVGIFGQHYAFRWVHKNGDGMLVGVKNPDTIQLNQLYEYEREQSRIIQNTEQFLRGYPANNVLLYGDRGTGKSSTVKALVNLYGERGLRLIEVQKQDLADFPLVISLLAERPQRFILFVDDLSFTEQEGQYRELKALLEGGLEARPQNVLVYATSNRRHLVQERFSDREITGYDKEQDDVRYMDTMQEKLSLADRFGITVTFAAPDQKRYLAIVEKMARERGIDIPVEELHQRALKWEMSFNARSARTARQFVDFLEGQLALEADPGA; encoded by the coding sequence ATGACAGAAAAGATGGAAAAAGCAATCCAGGCGGAGTGGAAGGTTATTCTATACAGGAGTGTGGTTAATGATCCGCTGGTCGTCAAATTTTTATCGCTGTTGAAGGAAACGGCAAAACCGCAACCCGATCCCTCAAGAGCCCTTGCTTTGTACAACGATTTTACAGCCTCGTTTATTCCCGCGGCTGCCGAGGTCTCGACAGGCGGCAGGTTCGCCTGGCCGAACTACCTGTTAAAGTTGATCCTGCTTGATGAAAACATATTCAGCCGCCAGGCGGAGAGGTTCAGGCTGCGCGACATACCCCCGCAGGTTAAAAGAATGGCCGAACAGGACCTGCAGTACTTGCAGTCCGTTTCCCAGGTCTCCGGCTCCCTGATCAGGGAGGTCTTAGCCGGTAAAATAGGCCGGGGCTTTGATGTCCAAAATCTCCCCGACTGGGAAGGAGTATACCTCAACGGCAAAAAGGAAACAGGCGGGGAGAGGAGAAACAGGGTGATCAGGCGGATCCACAGGCTGGACAGTTGGAGGAAGGCCTTGAAGCTGCTTGGCGATTATTACCGGGAAAACGGTGTGGGAATCTTCGGCCAGCACTACGCTTTCCGCTGGGTACACAAGAATGGCGACGGGATGCTGGTGGGGGTAAAAAACCCCGATACCATCCAGCTGAACCAGCTGTACGAGTACGAGAGGGAGCAGAGCAGGATTATCCAGAACACGGAACAATTTCTCCGGGGCTACCCGGCCAACAATGTCCTGCTTTACGGCGACAGGGGGACGGGAAAATCATCGACCGTCAAGGCTCTGGTCAATCTCTACGGGGAAAGGGGATTGCGGCTTATTGAGGTTCAGAAGCAGGACCTGGCCGATTTTCCTCTGGTGATCTCTTTGTTGGCCGAGCGCCCGCAGAGGTTCATCCTTTTTGTGGACGACCTGTCTTTCACGGAACAGGAGGGGCAGTACCGCGAACTGAAAGCCCTGCTGGAAGGAGGGTTGGAAGCCCGCCCCCAAAACGTGCTGGTTTATGCAACTTCCAACCGGCGTCACCTGGTGCAGGAGAGGTTTTCCGACAGGGAAATCACCGGGTACGATAAGGAACAGGACGATGTCAGGTACATGGACACCATGCAGGAAAAACTCTCGCTGGCGGACCGTTTCGGCATCACCGTCACCTTTGCCGCGCCTGACCAGAAACGCTACTTGGCTATCGTGGAAAAAATGGCCAGGGAAAGGGGCATTGACATCCCGGTGGAGGAGTTACACCAGAGAGCGCTGAAGTGGGAGATGAGCTTCAATGCCCGCTCTGCCCGGACCGCGCGCCAGTTTGTCGATTTTTTGGAAGGGCAGTTGGCCCTGGAAGCCGATCCAGGCGCTTGA
- a CDS encoding aspartate-semialdehyde dehydrogenase, whose translation MRKYRVGVVGAMGAVGTQMLATLEKSSLPVEQVVPLDVKENEGKTVVFRGTRLTVKTAEKGAFKGLDVALFSAGEKASEVLSPIAVEEGAVVIDNSNAFRLDPDVPLVVPEVNPGAAREHRGLIANPNCSTIQMVVALKPLHDRFKIKRVVVATYQAVSGTGLPAIEEINRQFREYVEGRELTCRVYPYPIAFNALPQIDIFMENGYSKEEMKMYNETKKIMGDNDIQVTATAVRIPVIRCHSEAVNVETEKPLPEIEEIRAILSSAPGVKVLDDPQNKVYPMPYYCRDTDKVFVGRLRKDFTIANGLNMWVVADNLLKGAALNAVQIAEILVKNDWLKRR comes from the coding sequence ATGAGGAAATACAGGGTAGGTGTGGTCGGAGCCATGGGGGCCGTGGGTACCCAGATGCTGGCCACGCTCGAAAAGTCCAGTTTGCCTGTAGAACAGGTTGTGCCGCTGGATGTTAAAGAGAACGAAGGCAAAACGGTAGTTTTCCGCGGGACGCGGCTGACAGTCAAAACTGCGGAGAAAGGGGCATTTAAAGGCCTTGACGTTGCCCTGTTCTCGGCGGGAGAAAAAGCCAGCGAGGTCCTGTCGCCCATTGCCGTTGAAGAAGGCGCGGTGGTGATCGACAACAGCAACGCCTTTCGCCTGGACCCAGACGTGCCGCTGGTCGTGCCGGAAGTCAATCCCGGCGCCGCCAGGGAACACCGCGGCCTGATTGCCAACCCCAACTGTTCGACTATTCAAATGGTTGTGGCCTTGAAGCCGCTGCATGACAGGTTTAAAATCAAAAGAGTGGTTGTCGCCACGTACCAGGCGGTCTCCGGAACCGGGCTGCCGGCTATTGAGGAGATAAACAGGCAGTTTAGGGAATATGTGGAAGGCAGGGAATTGACTTGCCGGGTGTACCCGTATCCCATCGCCTTCAATGCCCTCCCGCAGATTGATATATTCATGGAAAACGGCTACAGCAAAGAGGAAATGAAAATGTACAACGAAACAAAAAAGATTATGGGAGATAACGACATCCAGGTCACGGCCACGGCGGTCAGGATACCGGTGATTCGCTGCCATTCCGAAGCTGTCAACGTGGAAACGGAAAAACCCCTGCCGGAAATAGAGGAAATAAGGGCGATCCTTTCTTCCGCCCCCGGCGTCAAGGTGTTGGACGACCCGCAGAACAAGGTCTACCCCATGCCCTATTATTGCCGGGACACCGACAAGGTCTTTGTCGGAAGGCTCCGCAAGGACTTTACCATCGCCAACGGCCTTAACATGTGGGTGGTGGCGGACAACCTGCTGAAAGGAGCGGCCCTCAATGCCGTGCAGATAGCCGAGATCCTGGTGAAAAACGACTGGCTAAAGAGGCGGTAA
- a CDS encoding FCD domain-containing protein, which yields MNVKTLDEKELLILEMISEASDPIGSWHIVNRLAEEQIETSSATIGRILNKLESLGYLQKEKYRGRVITEKGLRAIILNKQLKNMEFYQSNLNKYIDPKLLEDFLAVLEARRTVERGTARLAAQRITTTEIAAMEETLFLQENSYKEDKPITLHDLEFHKAIARASRNPILELMYYQLAIMGQQSQAFEYIRKKINSEYMVSHRRILDALRRRDADEAEAAMLAHIDSLVEDVNKYWKTCLNT from the coding sequence ATGAATGTAAAGACCCTGGACGAAAAAGAGCTCCTTATCCTGGAAATGATCAGCGAGGCTTCGGACCCTATTGGTTCCTGGCACATTGTAAACCGGCTGGCTGAAGAACAAATAGAAACGAGTTCCGCAACAATAGGCAGGATACTTAATAAACTGGAAAGCCTTGGCTATCTGCAAAAGGAAAAATACCGCGGCCGGGTCATCACCGAAAAGGGCCTCAGGGCTATTATACTGAACAAGCAGTTAAAAAACATGGAGTTCTACCAGAGCAACCTCAACAAATACATCGACCCCAAGCTCCTGGAGGATTTTTTGGCCGTGCTGGAAGCCCGCCGCACGGTGGAAAGGGGGACGGCCAGGCTGGCCGCCCAGCGGATAACCACAACCGAAATTGCCGCCATGGAAGAGACCCTTTTTCTCCAGGAAAACAGCTACAAAGAAGACAAGCCGATAACTCTCCACGACCTGGAATTTCACAAAGCCATCGCCCGCGCTTCGAGAAACCCCATTCTGGAACTGATGTACTACCAGCTGGCCATCATGGGCCAGCAGTCCCAGGCTTTTGAATATATCAGGAAAAAAATCAATTCGGAGTACATGGTTTCTCACCGCCGCATTCTTGACGCCCTTCGCAGGCGCGACGCCGACGAGGCGGAAGCGGCCATGCTCGCCCACATCGACAGCCTGGTGGAGGATGTCAACAAGTACTGGAAAACTTGCCTGAACACTTAA
- a CDS encoding 4Fe-4S binding protein — protein MPGHSEHAGVKLSGAPNREELRNSPGYPPEGLWGKGPLAFIECVEEIPCNPCETSCPQGAIKVGKPITNLPVLDGNKCLGCGACIAACPGLAIYVKDYTFSETEALITFPFEYWPLPEKGRQVVLVDEMGEPVCRGEVLRVVDIPKNNRTPLITVKYPKEFFEEVKSMQRL, from the coding sequence ATGCCGGGGCATTCTGAGCATGCGGGCGTTAAACTGTCAGGCGCTCCTAACCGTGAAGAACTTAGAAACAGTCCGGGCTATCCCCCGGAGGGACTTTGGGGGAAAGGGCCCCTGGCCTTTATCGAATGCGTGGAAGAAATACCGTGCAATCCTTGCGAGACCTCCTGCCCGCAGGGAGCAATAAAAGTGGGGAAACCCATCACCAACTTGCCGGTGCTTGACGGGAACAAGTGCCTGGGCTGCGGCGCGTGCATCGCGGCCTGCCCCGGTTTGGCCATCTACGTGAAGGATTACACCTTTAGCGAGACGGAAGCGTTGATCACCTTTCCATTTGAGTACTGGCCCCTTCCTGAAAAAGGGCGGCAGGTCGTGCTGGTGGACGAAATGGGTGAACCTGTTTGCCGCGGCGAGGTGTTAAGGGTGGTCGATATTCCTAAAAATAACCGGACGCCGTTGATAACGGTCAAGTATCCAAAGGAATTTTTCGAGGAAGTAAAGTCCATGCAAAGACTGTAA